The following proteins are encoded in a genomic region of Larus michahellis chromosome W unlocalized genomic scaffold, bLarMic1.1 SUPER_W_unloc_1, whole genome shotgun sequence:
- the LOC141736697 gene encoding olfactory receptor 14A16-like, with protein sequence MSNGSSITHFLLLAFADTRELQLLHFCLFLGIYLAALLGNGLIITAVACDHRLHTPMYFFLLNLALLDLGCISTTLPKAMANSLWHTRAISFSACVAQVFLFLTFISAEFYLLTIMAYERYVAICKPLHYGSLLGSRACVHMAAAAWGSGFLRGLLHAANTFSIPLCQGNGLDQFFCEIPQILKLSCSQSDYLREVGFLSFSIFLAFVCFVFIVVSYVLIFRAVMRVPSQQGRQKAFSTCLPHLAVVSLFITTGVFSYLKPASVSSSFLNLVVSFLYSVVPPAVNPLIYSMRNQELKDALRKLIGHFSAAMDCVPSSAKDSQHLL encoded by the coding sequence atgtccaacggcagctccatcacccacttcctcctcctggcattcgcagacacgcgggagctgcagctcttgcacttctgcctcttcctgggcatctacctggctgccctcctgggcaatggcctcatcatcactgccgtagcctgtgaccaccgcctccacacccccatgtatttcttcctcctcaacctcgccctcctcgacctgggctgcatctccaccactctgcccaaagccatggccaactccctctggcacACCAGGGCCATCTCATTCTCGGcatgtgttgcacaggtctttCTGTTTCTCACCTTCATCTCAGCAGAATTTTATCTTCTCACCATCATGGCCTATGAGCgttacgttgccatctgcaaacccctgcactatgggtccctcctgggcagcagagcttgtgtccacatggcagcagctgcctggggcagtggctttctccgTGGTCTGCTGCATGcagccaatacattttcaatacctctctgccaaggcaatggcctagaccagttcttctgtgaaatcccccagatcctcaagctctcctgttcACAATCAGACTACCTCAGAGAGgttgggtttctttcttttagtatctttcttgcttttgtgtgttttgttttcattgtggtgtcctatgtgttgatcttcagggctgtgatgagggtcccctcacagcagggaagacagaaagccttttccacgtgcctccctcacctggccgtggtttcCCTCTTTATCACCACTGGGGTGTTTTCCTACCTGAAGCCCGCCTCCGtctcctcttcattcctgaatctagtggtgtcatttctgtactcggtggtgcctccagcagtgaaccccctcatctacagcatgaggaaccaggagctcaaggatgccctgaggaaactgattggacatttttcagcagccatggactgtgtaccttcctctgcaaaggattccCAGCACCTGCTGTGA